The following are encoded together in the Candidatus Rhabdochlamydia sp. T3358 genome:
- a CDS encoding queuosine precursor transporter, which yields MNEILFFSHLFIVMLFVLISLKLGKEAVIASIAIQAILANLFVIKQISWFGWEITSSDVFAIGSIFSLNLLREYFGLGIAKKAIWISFFTMIFFTVMSQIHLFYLPSAFDTTHTAFLQILTPTPRLLLASLTTFMIVQQLDIKLFGFLKKHLSIPFWIRNAVCVTITQLFDTILFSFLGLFSLVACLTDIILVSYFVKIVIIALLAPLTACVKWLIPQTPRDSHDISL from the coding sequence ATGAACGAAATCCTTTTTTTCTCACATCTTTTTATTGTAATGCTGTTTGTCCTAATTTCTTTAAAATTAGGTAAAGAAGCTGTAATTGCATCGATTGCTATCCAAGCAATTCTTGCCAATTTATTTGTTATTAAACAAATTTCCTGGTTTGGCTGGGAAATCACCTCTAGTGATGTGTTTGCCATTGGCAGTATTTTTTCTTTAAATTTATTAAGAGAATATTTTGGTTTAGGAATAGCAAAAAAAGCCATTTGGATATCTTTCTTTACTATGATTTTTTTTACTGTAATGTCTCAAATACACCTATTTTATCTCCCTTCTGCATTTGATACCACACACACTGCCTTCCTTCAAATCTTAACACCAACACCCAGACTTCTACTGGCTTCACTAACCACTTTTATGATTGTTCAGCAATTAGATATAAAATTATTTGGTTTTTTAAAAAAACACCTTTCTATTCCTTTTTGGATCCGCAATGCTGTTTGCGTAACAATTACACAGCTGTTTGATACCATTTTATTTTCTTTTTTAGGTCTCTTTTCTCTTGTTGCCTGTTTAACCGATATTATTTTAGTCAGTTATTTTGTAAAAATTGTCATCATTGCCTTACTAGCCCCTCTGACGGCTTGTGTAAAATGGCTAATTCCTCAAACCCCAAGAGACTCTCATGACATTTCGCTTTGA
- a CDS encoding MarC family protein gives MNFTQIVNYFISLLVVCSPFAALPALLNLTQGMTLKEKKNTGLVAAVAVGVILISMTWIGSSFLSFLGITIPAFQITGGIVVFLLAFSMLNAQVSRMKQTIEDQKEAQKKDSVAIVPLAIPITAGPGAISTVIIANATHPGVTNQVYMTICAALVALVIGVTLYFAGNIEKFLGQTGINIFNRIAGLILAAMAVQMLGKGVLGLLTILW, from the coding sequence ATGAATTTCACACAGATTGTTAACTATTTTATTTCTTTACTTGTCGTCTGCAGTCCTTTTGCAGCTCTTCCTGCTTTGTTGAATTTGACTCAAGGAATGACATTGAAGGAGAAAAAAAATACAGGACTAGTTGCCGCGGTAGCAGTGGGAGTAATTCTTATTTCAATGACTTGGATTGGAAGCTCTTTTTTAAGTTTTTTAGGAATTACTATACCGGCCTTTCAAATAACCGGTGGAATAGTGGTATTTTTATTGGCTTTTTCCATGCTAAATGCACAGGTTAGCCGCATGAAGCAAACTATAGAAGATCAAAAAGAAGCACAAAAAAAAGATTCAGTGGCTATTGTGCCTTTAGCTATTCCCATTACGGCAGGCCCCGGGGCTATTAGTACGGTAATTATAGCTAATGCCACTCATCCAGGAGTAACTAACCAGGTATACATGACGATCTGCGCAGCCTTAGTAGCCTTAGTCATAGGGGTTACCTTGTATTTTGCTGGAAATATTGAGAAGTTTTTAGGGCAGACAGGAATTAATATTTTTAATCGAATTGCTGGATTAATCTTAGCTGCAATGGCAGTACAAATGCTGGGAAAAGGAGTTTTAGGTCTTTTAACAATCCTTTGGTAA
- a CDS encoding inorganic phosphate transporter encodes MDFVLVVCIVILGLVFDYTNGFHDAANVVSTVIATRVLTPLVAICMASVLNVIGATQISGVAQTIASGLVDPNYTSSVTIIAALLGAIIWNILTWSLGIPSSSSYALIGGLIGAVWAQTGVQAIYWYPLMKKVIIPMVLSPLIGCLFSFSFLKILQFFIKRFDKFTRLFACLQIASSALVALAHGLNDAQKSMGIITLGLFSAGVISSDTIPLWVILSCALVIGIGTASGGFRIIHTIGFRITHLKSYQGFAAESSSSLVILFASFLGMPISSTQMIVGSITGVGLAKEKPSVEWKTARKLVLTWVLTLPLAAGFSCLIFMLFKVFI; translated from the coding sequence ATGGACTTTGTTCTTGTTGTTTGTATTGTGATTTTAGGACTTGTTTTTGATTATACCAATGGCTTTCACGATGCAGCAAATGTGGTATCTACTGTCATAGCGACACGTGTATTAACGCCACTTGTAGCCATTTGTATGGCCTCGGTATTGAATGTGATAGGAGCAACACAAATTAGCGGTGTTGCTCAGACGATTGCATCTGGATTAGTAGATCCAAATTACACCTCTTCTGTCACAATCATTGCTGCTTTATTAGGAGCGATCATTTGGAATATTTTAACTTGGTCTTTAGGAATCCCAAGCAGCTCTTCTTATGCTTTAATCGGAGGGCTAATCGGTGCTGTCTGGGCACAAACCGGGGTACAAGCAATCTACTGGTATCCCTTAATGAAGAAGGTGATTATTCCTATGGTTCTCTCGCCTTTAATTGGTTGCTTGTTTAGTTTTTCCTTTCTAAAAATATTGCAATTTTTCATAAAGCGTTTTGATAAATTTACTCGTTTATTTGCTTGTTTGCAAATTGCCTCTTCTGCTCTTGTGGCTTTAGCTCATGGTTTAAATGACGCACAAAAAAGTATGGGAATCATTACTCTTGGGCTTTTTAGCGCAGGTGTTATTTCTTCAGATACCATTCCTCTTTGGGTGATCTTATCTTGCGCGTTAGTTATTGGGATTGGAACCGCTTCTGGAGGTTTTAGAATTATTCATACAATAGGATTTCGGATTACACACCTTAAATCTTATCAAGGATTTGCAGCAGAAAGCAGCTCTTCTTTAGTTATTTTATTTGCTAGCTTTTTAGGAATGCCGATTAGTTCAACACAGATGATTGTAGGCAGTATAACAGGGGTTGGTTTAGCAAAAGAAAAACCTAGTGTAGAGTGGAAAACAGCTCGCAAGCTTGTTTTAACATGGGTTCTAACCCTGCCTCTTGCAGCTGGTTTTTCCTGTCTAATTTTTATGCTGTTTAAAGTTTTTATTTAA
- a CDS encoding DUF6314 family protein yields the protein MDAKSINLLKEEKKQILLSAWNRLAKIQQLTCSTKSKELTRKGKALVSVIKEEANVLVFHEKGSWSGKQEMNFTNVFRWTLDLNAGVISLEHLRYGSPVFLVNLVPLSNHLLVSLQPHICRRDAYAGKMHLKSDGFHLHWSIVGPKKNEEIDSYYFF from the coding sequence ATGGATGCAAAAAGCATTAATCTACTGAAAGAAGAAAAAAAACAAATACTTTTATCAGCATGGAATCGATTAGCTAAAATACAACAACTTACCTGCAGTACAAAATCAAAAGAATTAACCAGAAAAGGTAAAGCCTTGGTTTCTGTTATAAAGGAAGAAGCGAATGTATTGGTTTTCCATGAAAAAGGATCTTGGTCTGGAAAGCAAGAGATGAACTTTACCAACGTATTTCGTTGGACATTGGATCTTAATGCAGGTGTGATTTCTTTAGAACACTTGCGATATGGCTCCCCTGTCTTTTTAGTAAATTTAGTCCCTTTGAGTAATCATTTACTAGTCTCTCTGCAGCCTCATATATGTAGAAGGGATGCTTACGCAGGAAAAATGCATCTTAAATCAGATGGTTTTCATTTGCATTGGAGTATTGTGGGACCTAAAAAAAATGAAGAAATCGATTCTTATTACTTTTTTTAA
- a CDS encoding peptide ABC transporter substrate-binding protein translates to MLRLNMKTQPKTFDPRKAGDVFSSQMIFLLFEGLVKRSPDGAVKLAQAESYKVSEDKLTYTFTLKDTVWSNNAPVTAYDFEQAWKDILRPDFPTVCDYAFSPIKNAEAAKKGLVPLDQVGIKALDAKTLVITLKHPTPYLLELLCLPPFSPVNIENDRKNPKWVYDKGSCFLCNGPFLLEKMDQGNQIILTRNTKYRKTEDLHPEKMVFNIVENNQATLEMFKQGSIDIIGDSLTDIPLEEIPELEKKWTLFSAPRPCSVFIYINTEQFPFNHPKIRGAFSLALNRQELVGFLGKGVKQNIQTDRINVAYQGGLSATNIVPPCLKESRYRCFFKDNDIEKAKVLLEEGIAELGITKEAFKEVVLYYYPRIYGASELVQIIQQQWSKALGIYIKLEKLDFSIALDKMAKGDYSMCVASWTAMYYDPMNVLDRFKYKKYTMNFSKWENPRYIELLDRSNYEEGDKRLLTLEEAEKILIDETPVIPLHHEDYVYMVNPHLSFNIPLWGDRMFLPFSFEEKKIQKENKNGCKKH, encoded by the coding sequence ATGCTTCGTTTAAATATGAAAACACAACCTAAGACATTTGATCCTCGAAAAGCAGGAGATGTTTTTTCTTCTCAAATGATTTTTCTGCTTTTTGAAGGACTTGTCAAACGATCTCCAGATGGAGCTGTTAAGCTAGCTCAAGCAGAATCCTATAAAGTATCAGAGGATAAACTTACCTATACGTTTACTTTAAAAGATACTGTTTGGTCGAATAATGCTCCTGTCACTGCTTATGATTTTGAACAAGCCTGGAAAGATATTCTTAGGCCCGATTTTCCCACAGTATGCGATTATGCATTTTCTCCTATTAAAAATGCGGAAGCAGCCAAAAAAGGGCTTGTTCCTTTAGATCAAGTAGGTATCAAAGCACTCGATGCAAAAACTCTTGTAATTACTCTAAAGCATCCTACACCTTATCTTCTTGAATTGCTTTGCTTACCCCCCTTTTCGCCTGTAAACATTGAAAATGATCGGAAGAACCCTAAGTGGGTTTATGATAAAGGCTCTTGTTTTTTATGTAATGGTCCTTTTCTTCTAGAAAAGATGGATCAAGGAAATCAAATCATTCTTACTCGTAATACCAAATATCGAAAAACAGAAGACCTACATCCAGAAAAAATGGTATTTAACATTGTCGAAAACAATCAAGCGACACTAGAGATGTTTAAACAGGGATCAATTGATATAATTGGAGATTCTTTAACCGACATTCCTTTGGAAGAAATACCCGAGCTAGAAAAAAAATGGACGCTTTTTTCCGCACCAAGACCTTGCTCTGTATTCATTTACATCAACACAGAGCAATTTCCTTTTAATCATCCTAAAATTCGGGGTGCTTTTAGTTTAGCTCTTAATCGTCAGGAATTGGTAGGATTTTTGGGAAAAGGCGTTAAGCAAAATATCCAGACCGATCGGATTAATGTTGCCTATCAGGGAGGATTATCTGCGACAAACATAGTACCGCCATGCTTAAAAGAAAGCCGCTATCGTTGTTTTTTTAAAGACAATGACATAGAGAAGGCTAAAGTTTTATTAGAGGAAGGTATAGCTGAGCTAGGCATTACTAAAGAAGCTTTTAAAGAGGTTGTTCTCTATTATTACCCTCGGATATATGGGGCAAGTGAATTAGTACAAATCATCCAACAGCAGTGGTCAAAAGCTTTAGGAATCTATATAAAGTTAGAAAAGTTAGACTTTAGCATTGCTCTAGATAAAATGGCTAAAGGTGATTATTCGATGTGTGTTGCTAGTTGGACTGCTATGTATTACGACCCAATGAATGTACTTGATAGGTTTAAATATAAGAAATATACCATGAATTTCTCAAAATGGGAAAACCCAAGATATATTGAGTTACTAGATCGATCTAATTATGAGGAAGGAGATAAGCGCCTGCTGACTTTAGAAGAAGCAGAAAAGATTCTTATCGATGAAACGCCTGTTATTCCCCTACACCATGAAGATTATGTGTACATGGTAAATCCACATCTATCTTTCAATATTCCTCTTTGGGGAGATCGCATGTTCCTTCCTTTTTCTTTTGAAGAAAAAAAAATCCAAAAAGAAAATAAAAATGGATGCAAAAAGCATTAA